In Trichomycterus rosablanca isolate fTriRos1 chromosome 4, fTriRos1.hap1, whole genome shotgun sequence, one DNA window encodes the following:
- the LOC134311959 gene encoding myocilin-like — MWIRFVVFSFWLVLCVQGLDRASLRRSSDSSGRCQYSFIVDSPMESSCPGTSSSVETENLNARLTLLEVVVSRILDARPVTKADIKTSEMENMKTLLQDKKQLDRQIQKLQRQVQELTDERDKLREKPCPLVQTEPTNSFGIITGKDPGNNGAYQEMKAEVSEIPVPSKVPVLFKGQENAQNNAGCGELISVGEPITHQKANSITGRYGVWFQDPESPGAPYGPSTVWRIDAVGKDVRELFAYENLEQLSRGYPLKVLLLPEPMESTGATVYRGSLYYQRQRSPMLLRYDLTDESIVAQAPLPQAGFHGQYPYSWGGYTDIDLVVDEKGLWAIYSTEKARGAIVVSQLDPESLKVTRSWETNIQKNKVANAFMVCGRLYTVASYSTNSTNINFTFDTASGQSKAVDLPFRNHYGYNSMIDYNAARRMLYAWDNFHMVTYDVKLGKTSSSQ, encoded by the exons ATGTGGATAAGATttgttgtattttctttttgGTTAGTCCTATGTGTCCAGGGCCTGGACAGAGCCTCACTGCGCAGGTCCAGTGACAGCAGTGGCCGATGCCAGTACAGCTTCATCGTGGACAGTCCGATGGAATCAAGCTGCCCAGGCACAAGCAGCAGTGTGGAGACAGAAAATCTGAATGCTCGGCTGACGCTGTTGGAGGTGGTGGTGAGCAGGATACTGGACGCTAGGCCAGTTACTAAGGCAGATATAAAGACATCAGAGATGGAGAACATGAAGACTTTACTCCAGGATAAAAAACAGCTGGACAGGCAGATCCAGAAGCTGCAAAGACAAGTGCAGGAGCTTACAGATGAGCGGGACAAGCTTAGAGAGAAACCCTGTCCTCTGGTGCAGACTGAACCAACCAACAGCTTCGGCATCATTACAGGCAAAG ATCCTGGCAATAATGGTGCATACCAAGAGATGAAAGCTGAAGTGTCGGAGATTCCAGTTCCTTCTAAGGTTCCTGTTCTTTTTAAAGGTCAAGAGAATGCGCAGAACAACGCCg GCTGTGGGGAGCTTATTTCTGTTGGTGAGCCAATAACCCATCAAAAGGCAAACAGCATCACAGGGAGGTACGGTGTGTGGTTCCAGGATCCTGAGTCTCCAGGCGCCCCGTATGGCCCCAGCACAGTATGGCGCATCGATGCAGTGGGCAAAGATGTGCGAGAGCTTTTTGCCTATGAAAATCTTGAACAACTCAGCCGTGGATACCCCTTAAAGGTTCTGCTTTTGCCAGAGCCTATGGAGAGCACAGGGGCCACTGTGTATCGTGGCTCGTTGTACTATCAGCGCCAACGGAGTCCCATGCTCCTACGTTATGACCTCACTGATGAGAGTATCGTTGCCCAAGCACCGCTGCCACAAGCCGGCTTCCATGGCCAGTACCCATATTCGTGGGGAGGCTACACCGACATCGACCTGGTCGTGGATGAGAAGGGACTGTGGGCCATCTACAGCACGGAAAAGGCCCGGGGAGCTATTGTGGTTTCACAACTGGATCCAGAAAGCCTAAAAGTGACCAGAAGCTGGGAAACGAACATCCAGAAGAACAAGGTAGCCAACGCTTTTATGGTGTGTGGTCGGCTGTACACTGTGGCTAGCTACAGCACCAACAGCACCAATATCAACTTTACCTTTGACACAGCCAGTGGGCAAAGCAAAGCTGTTGATCTGCCTTTCCGCAACCATTATGGGTACAACAGCATGATCGACTACAATGCAGCCAGAAGGATGTTGTATGCCTGGGACAACTTCCACATGGTCACTTATGATGTGAAACTGGGAAAAACCAGCAGTTCACAATGA